In Spinacia oleracea cultivar Varoflay chromosome 5, BTI_SOV_V1, whole genome shotgun sequence, a single window of DNA contains:
- the LOC130461717 gene encoding uncharacterized protein — protein sequence MPIPNGLSWSLKKIWQQRETLSSSGDLQQFVTAGRFKIKRMYNHLRQQGESDRLATKERLRRWNVIADSVCCLCHSTDESRDHLFFACSFVADIWNQVLQRSGIHRTVGAWNDEVQWVQKASRSTRSNARMCNSLFCETVYSIWLARNSKVFSNQLDSSLSIVNRILFRVACNS from the exons ATGCCAATCCCTAATGGGCTGTCTTGGTCTTTGAAGAAGATTTGGCAGCAAAGGGAGACTCTGAGTAGCTCTGGTGATTTGCAGCAGTTTGTAACTGCAGGAAGATTTAAGATTAAGAGAATGTATAATCATTTGAGACAACAAGGGGAGTCT GATAGACTTGCAACTAAGGAAAGGCTGAGAAGATGGAATGTTATAGCTGATAGTGTGTGTTGCCTTTGTCACAGCACAGATGAAAGTAGGGATCACCTTTTCTTTGCCTGCAGTTTTGTAGCTGATATTTGGAATCAGGTTCTGCAGAGAAGTGGCATTCATAGAACTGTTGGAGCTTGGAATGATGAAGTGCAGTGGGTGCAGAAAGCAAGCAGGAGTACTAGAAGTAATGCTAGAATGTGTAATAGTTTGTTTTGTGAAACTGTGTATTCTATCTGGCTAGCTAGGAACTCTAAAGTGTTTTCTAACCAGTTAGACAGTAGCTTAAGTATTGTAAACAGAATTCTGTTTAGGGTAGCTTGTAATAGCTAG